The nucleotide window AGCGGTTCAGCTACAGCAGACAACGGACTCAGGGCGATGCCTGAAATGAGGCAAGTATGGAATATTCTATTGAGGAAGTGCATCATGTGCGGTAATCCGATGAGTGGAAACAGGAATTGTGGAACCAGTTTAGCCGCTAATCCTATCGGTTCCACAAGCGCCAGAATCCAAGCCGGCATTAAAGGGTAACGAGGTGCACCAGCGTAACGAAGCCCGTCGGTCTCTTTCATAATTAGGTGCCCGCCCCTTTATTGCTCTTCATGGCATCCCACGATCGCACACCCAGACCCGATTTTCGCTCCTCGCGCAGATAGAGAACATGTCCCGGCAGATATTCCGGGACATGTTTTATCTCCAGAACTATTCTTCAGTGGCGTTTCTCTGTCACATAAGCCTGCATGGCGATCCAAGAGAGTCAAGCGAATCGAGTAACAGTGAGCCCTCTCTCACCTTGGCAATGAATTAACTATTTTAGCTACCTCCTTGGAGCTGACAGCAAAATTTAGCCCTTGAGCTTGCTGGTTACGAAAAAGAGTAAATGCATTTACTCCAAGTACTTTACCGCTGCTTAAAGAAATAAGCGGTCCCCCTGAGTTACCAGCATTAATGGCAGCATCGGTCTGGACGACATTTATGCCACGCACCTCTTTTCGGTTTGCACTTACGATACCTTTGGTTACTGTCCATTCAAGTCCCTTTGGCGTACCGATTGTAATAACATCTGTACCCACAGGAGCTTCATCGGCATCTTCAATCATTAACCAAGTAAAACCGCTCCCTTTAACCTTAACGATAGCTAAGTCGAAAGCTTCTGTACGCCTAACTACGTCTCCTAATAACGTCCGACCATCCCGGAGCTTCACCGATACATTACCATTATTACCAACGACATGAGCGTTAGTAACAATAAGACCATCTTTGGAAATAAAAAATCCAGAGCCAAATCCACTACTTGTTCGGATAATTGTAACTGCATCCATAAGATCATCATATTTTGAGGAAACATGCTGGCTGGCAGAATCCGGGGTATTGTTACTCCAGTTCTTTACAGAGAATTCTTTAAGAGATGGCTCGAGTACCACCTTCTCACCGATTTGTGAAATTTGTCTTTTTAATGTTTCTTCTAAAACCTGCTCAGCATGTTCTCCTATTACATTTGTTATTGCTGGTATAGTGATTGGCGATAGGGCGAACAATGTGAACCCGGTTATAAAGCCCAATGCATGAACCGAACCCGGTGTGTTATACATAGCGGTATCTGTTGCAACAAAATTATGAATTGTTGTATTTTTTGCATCTGTAAAATTTACCTTCAATGCCGTATCAAAAGTAAGGTTACCACTCGTAGTATTTATTAAAGTATTTTTCCATATAGATTCATAAGTTACATTAAGGTCACAAAAACTACATCTTTTACCATCTGTCAGTATAACTTTTTCAAATATGGTAGAAAGTTCTGATTGTAATCCATTTGCTATAGCTCCAAGTTTAATATCGACTGAATAGCCGCCACCACCGAAAATAAAAGCCTTATTTTTGTTCTTTGAGGTGTCGACAACCCCAACTGTCAAATTAATCTTCGCACTCTCTTTTTGAGTGGCGGCATAGAAATCATCTCTAATGGCGCCCGTGTAAGTACAACCGGTGATCAAAAAAATCATGACAATCAATGATAAAAACATAATCCTCATTTTATCCCCCACACAGAGCAATAATCAGTTAATGCCGAGCAGAATCTATATTACAAAATTCAAAGTAATGTAAACACAATCTACTCTGAGATAAATATCCACCCTAGCTCAGCATGCTTCTCGCGCGCAACGCCTGGTCGCTGCCTCAAGGTTTTCCGATAATCGTCTCAGCCAGCCGTTTCAAGCGGCAGCTCTGTCTTGCTCAAAACCGTCCGCAGCGCAAAGGACGACTGTACCCGTAATACCCCCGGCAGACCAGTGAGCTTGTTGTGCAGGCGGACGTAATCGTCGGTATCCCGCACAATGACCCGCAGCAGGTAATCCACGTCTCCGGACATCAGGTAGCATTCCATCACCTCGGGAACCGTGCAGATAGCCTCTTCGAAGGTACTCAGCTTCTCCCGCTGCTGGCCGTCCAGGGTCACCCTGACGAATACATTGCCAGCTTTCCCTATGGCGCTCTGGTTCACCAGCATGACATAGCGGTCAATGATGCCGCTCTGCTCCAGCATGCGAACCCTGCGCAGGCAGGCCGACTCCGACAGCCCGACCATCTCCGCAAGCTGCACGTTTGACAGACGTCCGTCCTTTTGCAGTACCGACAGAATGGTTCGATCGATCCTGTCGATGCCCGTAATATCAAGATTCTGCATCAAAACGCCTTTCTTGCGAAATATTCCGTGAAATATTACTTACTTTAAAATGCATTCACAAGAAAATACCACTCACTTTCTGATAAACTGCGAAGCGCAGATTCTTCTGGAAAGCGGCCGGCCCCCGACTCTGCCATGCCTGGCAGAAAGCGAGAATCCCGTAGCGAGCCCGGAAAAGAGCAATCAACCAGAAAGGAAGCCACAATGATCGTAGGGATTCTGAAGGAAATCAAAATCGAGGAGAACCGGGTCTCCATGACGCCGGCCGGCGTGGAGGTCATGAAGAGCAACGGGCACACCGTGCTGGTGGAGAAGTCCGCCGGTACCGGCAGCGGATTCAGCGACGAGGCCTACGAGCAGGCCGGTGCCGTCATGGTGGAGACCCCGGCGGAAATTTACGGCAGCGCCGATATGGTCATGCACGTCAAGGAGCCGCAACCCTCCGAATATGACCTGATCCGCCCGGGTCAGATACTGTTTACCTACTTCCATTTTGCCGCAGACGAAGCGCTCACCCGGGCGATCATCAAGAGCAAGGCTATTGCCGTGGCCTATGAAACCATCACCGGCCCGGGCAATTCCCTGCCGCTCCTGACCCCGATGAGCGAGGTGGCAGGCAGGATGGCTGCCCAGCAGGCCGCCAAATATGCGGAACGGGCCCAGGGGGGACGCGGCATCCTGCTGGGCGGGGTCCCCGGGGTACTGCCGGCCACCGTGCTGGTGCTGGGGGGCGGGGTGGTCGGCACCCACGCGGCCCAGATGGCCTGCGGACTGGGGGCCAAGGTCTACCTCCTCGATAGCAGCCTGGAGCGGCTGCGCCATCTCTCCGAAACCATGCCCAAGAACTGTTTCCCGGTCATGTCGTCGCCCGCCACGATCCGCGAACTGGTACAGGAGGCCGATGCCGTCATCGGTGCGGTACTGGTGGCAGGCGCCAAGGCTCCCAAACTGGTAACCCGCGAGATGCTCAAGACCATGAAGCCCGGTTCGGTCATGGTGGATGTCGCCATCGACCAGGGTGGATGCTTCGAAACATCCCGCCCCACGACGCACACGGAGCCGACCTACCAGGTGGACGGCATCCTGCACTACTGCGTCGCCAACATGCCCGGCGCAGTGCCCCTGACCTCCACGGTGGCGCTCACCAACGCGACGTTACCCTATGCGGTGGCGTTGGCGAACAAGGGATGGCAGGGGGTGGCTCGTGAGAATCCGGCGATCAAGGCGGGTATCAACATAGCCAACGGCAAGGTGACCTATTGCGGGGTGGCCGAGGCCTTTGGCCTGGAGTGCACGCCAGTGGACTCGATCCTTTCATAACAGGCAAACTATCCGGGGTCGGGCCTACACATGTCCATTGTGTAGATCCGACCCCTCGAGGTCTCTCCCAACCTTTTCTACGTCAACTACCCCACCTCAAGTGCCGATTTGCTGCCGCTCATGGCTCAACTCAGCGCAACGAAGACTGTTATTTCTTTTTCCGGTGCGTTTCGAGATTGAAGAACCAACCTGCCCGCCCGTGCTCAATGAATGTCTGGATAAAGCCCGGCACGGTTTCGATGCGATTCCAATCACGCTGCAACTCGCAGTGAACCGAGTTCCACGTTGTCGGTCGTGCTCCCGCTTGAACCATGCGCTCCAGGGCGGCGCGGTGTGCTTCGGGTGACGTACCGCCGACCGCATCGGTCACGGGATATACTTCAAAGCCTTCATTCAGTGCATCAAGGGTGGGGAATAAGAGACACGCCTCCGTCCAGAGTGCGCACATAATGAGCTTTTTACGGCCGGTGGCTTTCACCGCGTCCACAAACTCCTGGTCTTCCCACGAATTGATGCTCGTGCGGTCAATAGGCTCCACCCCCTGAAGCACTTCAGCCAGCTGTGGAATCGTGTCTTCGTTCACGCCGTTGCTGACGTTGACCGTCGAAAGGATAATGGGGAGCTTATACAACTGTGCGGTCTTGGCAAGCGCCACAACGTTGTTGATGAGCATCAACCTGTCCATTGACTCAACGGTAGAAACTTGCGGCGGTTGATAGTCGATCAGGATCAGAGCTGCGTTTCCCGGCGAGAGCATGATATCGTTTTCAGGTTTTCTGATAGGTGTGCTTTTCATGACGCATCCTCCTTTCTTATAAATACTAACGTAGTATTAGGTCTCAGCAATGCATGGTGATTTGCGCGGTCTGGTTTATGAATTAGTATTATTAAAAGGTTACCCAACCAATCTGTGTCAGGTATTCGATGCCTCATTAATGACAATCTTGAGCCGTAAGCGATGAGTCAGTAGAAGAATAATTGTCAGGCATCAAAAAAGGACCTATGGCCACTGCCATAGATCCTCTCGTCATATCCTGCAAAATGCACCGCGGCTGGGTTAATACTACCCCGACAACTCCTCCCACTCACCATACAACGCTTCCAGGCGCAGGTTCAGCTCGGCATGCTGCTCCCCGGCTACGGCACCGCGCTCGGGGTCGTCGAAGAAACCGGGGGCATTCATCTCTTCTTCCAGTTTTGCAACAGCCTTCTCGGTGCGGGCAATCTCCTGTTCGACCTCTCCCAGCCGTTTCTGACGCTTGTCGTCCTCGCGCTTGCGGCGCTTCTGCTCCTCGCGGTCGCGCAGGCGCTCCTCCTTCGTGACCGGCGGCAGCGGGGCCGGGTCGGCGGAGCGGGCTACCGTTTTGGCTATCTCGGCCTGAGGTGACTCAGAGACGGACGACCGCAGCGGCCGGGCCCCGGCCGCCGGTTCGCCGGCTGTCTGGGCCTTTTTCTCCAGATAGTACTCGTAATCACCGTAGTAATCGGTCAACCCGCCCCCCTCCACCTCGATGATGCGGGTAGCCAGGCCATTGACGAAATAGCGGTCGTGAGACACGAACACAACCGTGCCGTCGAAGGAGCGCAGGGCATCCAGCAGCACCTCCTTGCTGAACAGGTCCAGGTGGTTGGTCGGTTCGTCCATCAGCAGCAGGTTGGAGGGGCGCAGAAGCATCTTGGCCAGGGCCAGGCGGTTGCGCTCGCCCCCGGACAGCACGCCCACCCGCTTGTGGATGTCGTCTCCGGCGAACAGGAAGGCGGCCAGGATGTCCCGCAGCCGGGGCACCATCTCGTAGGGGGCGTCAGCGTAGATCTCGTCCCACACACTGCGCTCGAAGTCGAGCACGTTGGCCTGATCCTGGGCGAAATAGTCCATATGGACGTTGTGGCCCGGCAACCGCTCCCCACCCTGGAACGGGGCGCCTGCCAGCACCGACATCAGGGTCGATTTGCCGGCCCCGTTATGGCCGACCAGGGCGACCCGCTCACCCTTCTCGATCACCAGGTCGACGCCGTTGAGCACAATTTTAGTGTCGTAGCCCTTGGTCAGGCGTTTCAGCTCCATCACGACCTTGCCGCTCTTGGGGGCGTCCGGGAACTGGAAACGGATGCGCTTGCGCTCGGGCGGGATCACGATGCGCTCGACCTTTTCCAACTGCTTGATGCGCGACTGGACCAGGGAAGCCTTGTTGGCCTGGTAGCGGAAGCGGCGGATGAAATCCTCGGTCTTCTGCACCTCTTCATCCTGGAGGCGCTTGGCTTCGCGCAAGGCTGCCACGCGCTCCTCGCGCTGGTTCAGATAGCGGGTATAGCTGCAGTGGTAATCGGTGATGGTGTTGTTCCAGATCTCGGCGATGCGGCTGCAGACCTGGTCCATGAAGAAGCGGTCGTGTGAGACCAGGATCACCGAGCCGGGATAGCTGCAGAGATACTCTTCCAGCCAGTTGCGGGCCTCAATGTCCAGGTGGTTGGTCGGCTCGTCCAAGAGCAGCACGTCCGGCCGCTGCAGGAGCAGCCGGGCCAGGGCGATCCGCATCTGCCAGCCGCCGGAGAACTCGCCGCAATCGCGGTACCAGTCCTCCTGGGCAAACCCGAGCCCTTTCAGCACTGTGCCGATCTCGGCCTCCATGGTGTAGCCGCCGCGATGACGAAACTGCTCCTGCAGCTCGCCGTAGCGGTGGAGCGTCTGTTCGTGCTCGACCGAATCGTGGGGCTGCCGTTCCAGCTCCTGGCCCAGTCGGTGCAGTTCCTCTTCCATGGCCAGCAGCTCCCCGAAGGCGGAGCGCGCCTCGTGGAACAGCATTACGCCCGAGGTGACGATGCCGTCCTGGGGCAGGTACGAGGCCCGCGCACCGCGGGCGAATTGGATCTCACCGCTGGAAGGTTCCGACTGGCCTGCGATAATCTTCATCAGGGTCGATTTGCCGGCGCCGTTTTCCCCTACCAGGGCGACCCGCTCGCCCTTTTTGAGGTGCCAGGAGATTTCGGTGAAAAGGGGGTTACCGGCGAAGTCTTTTGAAAGTTGTTTGAGATGGAGCATAGGGGTTCTTGTATCATCGGCGGGAAATGGCGGCAAGCAGAAGATGGCGGTTCCAGGAAGCACATCATGGCAGGGATTGATCTCAGGCCACCGCGATTCCCATTTCATCCGCCACTTCGCGGTAGATTCTGAGCGCCTCGGCATTGAAGGGCACGAAGATGATCCGCTCCAGATAATCCGCTTCGGCTTCCGCGCGCGCCACCGACAGGGCGATGCGGGTGGCCTTCAGCAGGGGATAGCCGTACACGCCGCAGCTGATGGCAGGGAAGGCGATGCTCTTCAGGTCGTTGACGCGCGCCAGCAGGAACGAGTTCAGGTAACAGGAGCGCAACAGTTCCGACTCACACCGGGTGCCGTCATGCCAGACCGGCCCCACGGTATGGATCACGTACCGGGCCGGCAGGCGGTAGCCCTTGGTGATCTTGGCATCGCCGGTCTCGCAGCCGTGCAGGGTGCGGCACTCGGCCAGCAGTTCCGGCCCGGCCGCCCAATGGATGGCCCCGTCCACACCGCTACCCCCCAGTAGCGACGTATTGGCGGCATTGACGATGGCATCCACTCGGAAGGTGGTGATGTCGCCGTGTGTGATGCTGATCCGTGCGCCCATGGTGGTACCTCCGGCTCGATATGCTCTCTGAATCCGCCTTCATCTATCCAGCCGAAAACCGTCTGCGGGCCTTTCCGCCGCAGAACGTTCAGCGGTTCAAGACCAATTCTGGCACATTTTTGCCGGAATGCATACGTGCGGTTGGGAATATCTTGCACTTTACCGGTGGAATGCTACTATTCGGTCATCCTCGCGCCACCTTCCACCCCCACTGCATTCCGGCTTCCGTTGCAGACTGCCGCCCTGCGGCACCAGGAGGGCATCATGCCCTTTCCCCGCCGAAAAACCAAGCTTCACGGGATACTGCTCGAACACCCGTCCGACGGCGACGAGCGCTGCCAGGCCTGTGGCGGCGCCTGCTGCCGCTCCTTTTCGGATGTAGAGGTCACCTGGGAGGAATTCCAGCGTCTCCGCAGCCTCGGCGCCAGAGGTCTGCAGCTTTCCCTGTCCGGCCCCCACCGCCTGATTATCGACTACAACTGCGAATTCCTGATCGAAGGGCGCTGCTCGATCTACGCCGCCCGGCCCGAAATCTGCCGTCGCTTTACCTGCGCCGAGGCCTCCGGAACGGCAAAGGCCCATCAGAACGAATCCGATGGGCCTTCGACAGGTTCACCATACCGGCCGGCAGTGATCGATCAGCCTTTGATCGCCCCCTGAATGCCGATGGTCACCTCGTTGTAGGGAATCTGCTTGCCGCTGGCTGCCAGGGCCTGGCGGGCAGCCATGGCAATGCCGCCACAGCAGGGCACTTCCATCTTCAGGACCGTAATGCTTTTGATGTCCGACTTGGTGAAAAGCTCGGTCAGTTTCTGCACATAGAAGTTGTTATCGTCCAGTTTGGGACAGCCCATTACGACCGCCTTCCCCTTCAGGAAGTCCTCGTGGTAGCCGGCATAGGCCACCGGGACGCAGTCGGCGGTGATCAGCAGGTCGGCCCCCTGGAAGTAAGGTGCGGTCGTCGGCACCAGGTGCAGCTGCACCGGCCACTGGGCCAGCTGGCTCTGGCGGCTGCCGGCGGGCTGATCGGCCGGGGCCTGCTGCGGCCGGGCAAAGCTCATGGCGCGGGAACCGGGACAACCGCCACCGCCGTGGTGATGCGGGGCCGGGGCAGCGGGTGCCGGCTGGTGATGCACCGAGGCGGGTTTACCCTGCGCAGCCAGATGCTGTTCCACCGCGGCCTCGTCAAAGGCATCGGCCTCGCGCTCCTCAACGGTGATCGCATCCTGGGGGCATTCCCCCAGACAGGCGCCCAGACCGTCGCAGAGATTGTCCGCTGCCAGCACCGCTTTGCCATTGACGATCGTAATAGCCCCTTCGGCGCAGGACGGCACGCACAGTCCGCACCCGTCGCATTTTTCCTGATCGATTTTTACGATTTTCCTCAACATTAATTCGTTCTCCTCTTCTTTTTTATAATTAAGCTGAAACTTTTTCTCTGTGTTTCTCTGTGGCAGATGTTCTTTCGTTTTCAGAAAAAGTAATGCCAGACGTAATCCAGCCGGCCCCGCAGCATCAGCTTCATGCCGGAATAGGCCATGATCTCCTTGACCTTCGCCAAGTTGGCCTTGTTGTAGCAATGGGTCTTGCAGTGCTTGCAGGTCGGTTTGTTGGCTTCCAGGGGGCATTTGATCCGCCTGGTGACGGCGTACTGCATGAAGGTGGAGCATTCGGGGCAGAGGCGACGCTCCCCCAGACCTGCCGGCAGGCTGAACGGAGCCCGTTCGACCACACCATGTTTGCCCTTGCAGTAAACCTCGACAAACTTACCGATCAGCTTGATATCCTTTTTTTGAAGCTTCGTGAGCGTTTCCATGGTTGTGATCATGCCCGGTTTCCCGGAAATCTTACATGACTCAGGTCAAAAACCAGTTTTTTCATCTGGGGTGGGGGCTTGGAATGAAATAAAGAAGGTATCGGACACACAGCATGCGATGATATGAGCGACGGCCTATTTGTCTGCCCGACAATTTACAGCGAGAGGGAGAACAGCGGCAGTTAGCGAGAATGGATTGTTTCGTAGGATTCCCCGGCCTTCTTCTGCATGTCGATTTGTCGCAGGATTATTTTTTCCAGTTGGACAACGGAGAGATGTCCCAATATTTTATCCCGGATGACGCCATGCGCATCGATGACATAAATGGTCGGGAAACCCCGAACCCGATATCGCTCAAGCAGTGCCGCCTGCTCGTCCGCAACCATGGGGAAGGTCAGCCCGTTACTTCGGGCATAAGCGCCGGCAACCTCTTTGCTATCGCCACAATTTACAGCCAACACCTCTAGTTTTTTGTCGTATGCACGGTATAACGGTTCGACGAGTTTCAGGCTGTCTCCGCAACAGGAATTCGTCCAGAAATAGAGGATCGTTATTTTTCCTTTGTTCCGGCTGAGACTGATTGGCCTCCCGGAGAGGTCGGAGACGGAGAACTCGGGAGCGGCATCGCCCTTTTGTAAAGCCTGTTTAGAATTGCAACCGCCAAAAAACAGGACACAAAAAACTATCAACACTATCGTACTATATCGCATCCAATTGACTCTCCTGAGGGACTTTGCGCGGGCTCCCGGGAAATGCACGTATTTTGACAACGACTACGTTATAGGATGGAGCATGCGCCGTCAAGGAAGTCCCTTGCCCGCCAAAAACGGCTAAAGCTATCAATTCCAGCCTTCAGTGGATCAACCCACAGCGCCCCATTGGCCTTCGTTTTCCACATCATATGTTGACAGGAAGCCGGGATTAATGCTGCAATTGAAACGCGGCCGATGTCGGTGGAGGACGCCCATTACCAGACACACTTCTGCAGCAACAGCAACCGCGTCACCCTCAACCGCGCACAGGGCAATATCGAAAAATTTAATCATTTCACAGCAGGAGAACGAAGATGGCTCAGGTAGTGGCGGTCTGCATCAGCGAGAAAAAAGGGGAACGCAAAAAGCCGGTCAAATCGGTGGAACTGCGTGAAAATCACGGCATCGTCGGCGATGCCCATGCCGGCGAATGGCACCGCCAGGTTAGCCTGCTTGCCCAGGAGAGCATCGACAAGATGCGTGCGCTCGGCCTGGATGTGGATGCCGGTGATTTCGCCGAAAACATCACCACACAGGGTATCGAGCTGGTTTCACTGCCGATCGGCGCGCGGCTGGAGGTGGGTGGGACACTGCTGGAGGTTACCCAGATCGGCAAGGAATGCCATACCCGCTGCGCGATCTACTACCAGGCCGGCGACTGCGTCATGCCCAAGGAGGGCATCTTTGCCCGGGTGATCACCGGCGGGATTATTCGGCCGGGAGATCAGGTGCAGGCTGCGTAAATTCCTGAGTCCGGATACCGGAGCAGCTCCGCGGTTCGGGAACATGCGGCCCGGCAGACGACGAAATCATTCGAAAGCCGAATTTTCGAGACCCCTTAACTGTAAGGACGGCCGGCCATCTTCCGAGCAGTCTGCAAGAGAACCTCTGATCATATCGTAACATTTTTTCCTTTGCCTCCCCTCTTCCTTTACGGGTAAGATAGCGACATTTATCCGCCTGCCGAGGAACACCAAAACCTATTATGACCGCCAAAGAACAGCAGAAAGAAAAACTCACCAAGGAACTGCAGGGCATGGGGCTCACGACCGTCGGCGCCTTTATCCTGCTGTCGTTTTTGACCTTCAATGCCGCGGACGTTTCCTGGAACAGTTACTCCAACGAAGGGGGCATCCATAACCTGGGGGGACGCCTGGGCGCCCAGGTGGCGGATCTGTTCTTCATCTGCTTCGGTCTGGCTTCCTACCTGATCCCACTGGCGCTGCTGTACATGGCTTACACCCTGTTCCGCTTCAAGGAGATCCGCTTGCGGCGCTACAAGCTCCTGGCCTTTGCCGGGTTGACCTTCTGTCTCTGCACCCTGTTCGCCTTCTTCCGCGGCACCACCGAATTCCTGGGCCAGCAGGTGGCCACCGGAGGTGCGGTGGGCGTTATCACCGCACGGGCCCTGAAAGGGGCGGTCGGCACCACCGGCGCCATGCTGCTGCTGTTGCCGCTTCTGGCCGCATCGATCATGATCCTGTCCAAGTTCTCCTTTGTGCTGTTCGCCGGCTGGTGGTGGGAAAACCTGAAGCACAAGTGGGCGGCCTGGCGGGAGCGTCGGGAGCTGAATCAGCAGGAGCAGCAGCGTGAAAAGGCCAAACAGGAGGGCATGCCGACGCCGAACCTCGCGGCCGGCCCCGTGATCAAGCCGGCCTCCCCGCCGCCGGCACGGCCCAATGTTTTCAAGAAGGAAAAGGAGAAGAAAAAGGAAGCCGTCAAGACTGCCGCCGTGCAGGAAACCTTCGAATTTCTCAAGGCCGACGGCGATTTCCGCACCCCACCATTCTCGCTGCTGGATTTGCCTCCCGCCACCGAGAAGAAGCTCGACCGCGACGCCCTGACCATGAATGCCCGCCTGCTGGAGAAGAAGCTCAAGGATTACGGCATCGACGGCGAGGTGGTCGAGATCTGCCCCGGTCCGGTCATCACCATGTACGAGTTCTCGCCGGCGCCCGGTATCAAGATCAGCCGCATTGCCGGCCTGTCCGACGACCTGACCATGGCCCTGCAGGCCATGTCGATCCGCATCGTGGCCCCCATTCCCGGTAAAGGGGTGGTGGGGATCGAGGTCCCCAACCGCGACCGCGAGATGGTCTTTTTGAACGAAATCTTCAACTGCGACGAGTTCCATCACAACCGGATGAAACTGCCGCTGGCCCTGGGCAAGGACATTGCCGGTGTTCCGGTGGTGACCGACCTGGCCAAGGCGCCGCACCTGCTGGTGGCCGGCTCTACCGGCTCCGGCAAGTCGGTCTCGATCAACACCATGATCCTCTCCCTGCTCTACACCGCCACCCCCAACGATGTGCGCATGATCATGGTCGATCCCAAGATGCTGGAGTTCTCGATGTACGAGGGCATCCCCCATCTGCTGCTGCCGGTGGTGACCGAGCCCAAGAAGGCCTCCCTGGCCCTGAAATGGGCGGTCAACGAGATGGAACGGCGCTACAAGCTGATGTCGGACAAGGGTGTCCGCAACATCGAGTCCTACAACAAGAAACTGGCCGGCGAGGCCCTGGAAGTGTTGAACAGCACGCCGGACGATGAGATTATCGAGGAGTTGGAGGAGATCGTCGAAGGGGAAGGGGAACCCCAGGCAGATTCGATCCCGTTCGTGGTGGACGAGGGGGAGGCGCTCGAACACACCCATCTGCCTTACATCGTGGTGGTGGTGGACGAGTTGGCCGATCTGATGATGGTGGCCGGCCGCGAGGTGGAAGAGCATATTGCCCGCCTGGCCCAAAAGGCCCGCGCCTCCGGGATTCACCTGATCCTGGCTACCCAGCGCCCCTCGGTAGATGTCATCACCGGTCTGATCAAGGCCAACCTGCCGTCGCGCATCTCGTTCCAGGTCACCTCCAAGGTGGATTCGCGCACCATTCTCGATACCAACGGCGCCGAGGCGCTGCTCGGCGCGGGGGACATGCTCTACATGCCGCCGGGCACCTCCCGTCTGAACCGCATCCACGGCGCCTTTGTCTCGGATGCCGAAGTGCAGCGGGTGGTCGATTTCCTCAAGAAACAGGGC belongs to Geobacter sp. SVR and includes:
- a CDS encoding MOSC domain-containing protein, translating into MAQVVAVCISEKKGERKKPVKSVELRENHGIVGDAHAGEWHRQVSLLAQESIDKMRALGLDVDAGDFAENITTQGIELVSLPIGARLEVGGTLLEVTQIGKECHTRCAIYYQAGDCVMPKEGIFARVITGGIIRPGDQVQAA
- a CDS encoding TlpA disulfide reductase family protein, with product MRYSTIVLIVFCVLFFGGCNSKQALQKGDAAPEFSVSDLSGRPISLSRNKGKITILYFWTNSCCGDSLKLVEPLYRAYDKKLEVLAVNCGDSKEVAGAYARSNGLTFPMVADEQAALLERYRVRGFPTIYVIDAHGVIRDKILGHLSVVQLEKIILRQIDMQKKAGESYETIHSR
- a CDS encoding DNA translocase FtsK, with the translated sequence MTAKEQQKEKLTKELQGMGLTTVGAFILLSFLTFNAADVSWNSYSNEGGIHNLGGRLGAQVADLFFICFGLASYLIPLALLYMAYTLFRFKEIRLRRYKLLAFAGLTFCLCTLFAFFRGTTEFLGQQVATGGAVGVITARALKGAVGTTGAMLLLLPLLAASIMILSKFSFVLFAGWWWENLKHKWAAWRERRELNQQEQQREKAKQEGMPTPNLAAGPVIKPASPPPARPNVFKKEKEKKKEAVKTAAVQETFEFLKADGDFRTPPFSLLDLPPATEKKLDRDALTMNARLLEKKLKDYGIDGEVVEICPGPVITMYEFSPAPGIKISRIAGLSDDLTMALQAMSIRIVAPIPGKGVVGIEVPNRDREMVFLNEIFNCDEFHHNRMKLPLALGKDIAGVPVVTDLAKAPHLLVAGSTGSGKSVSINTMILSLLYTATPNDVRMIMVDPKMLEFSMYEGIPHLLLPVVTEPKKASLALKWAVNEMERRYKLMSDKGVRNIESYNKKLAGEALEVLNSTPDDEIIEELEEIVEGEGEPQADSIPFVVDEGEALEHTHLPYIVVVVDELADLMMVAGREVEEHIARLAQKARASGIHLILATQRPSVDVITGLIKANLPSRISFQVTSKVDSRTILDTNGAEALLGAGDMLYMPPGTSRLNRIHGAFVSDAEVQRVVDFLKKQGKPVYDKSIMEMKDADERGSDGEQEELDERWEDALRLVADTRQASISMVQRRLRIGYNRAARIVEMMEQEGMIAPSDGTSKPREIYLDIINAYLNSQLTR